The nucleotide sequence TTACAAATTTGATATCTGCCAATACATATCGTTTAAAAATGATATACAGTCTATTTCTACATCTAAATAAAAAAGCAACGTGGAGCTGTATCCAAACATACATAACCCAATTTTTTTATAATTTTTTATTTATTCAGTAAGTTTTATCTCAAAGTTCTATATTTACAGAGTAAACTACTAATATTTTAGTCATACCATTTACTGGTAGAATTTTCTAGGTAATAAAAAAAGCTGCCAGATTAATCTGGCAGCTTTAAAATTATTTAACTATTGCTAATGTATCTCTAGCGATTACTAATTCTTCATTTGTTTGAATCTTGTAGATAGCTACTTTAGAAGTTTCTGTAGATAATTTTACAGATCCTTTCTTTCTTACTGAGTTAACAGCTTCATCTAATTCTACACCCATAAATTCTAATCCTTCTAAAGATTTAGATCTTATTAAGTTAGAGTTTTCTCCAATTCCACCTGTGAAACAGATCATGTCTACTCCACCCATAGCTGCTGCGTATGATGCGATATAAGCTCTGATTCTATAAGTCATCATATCGATAGCTAATGCTGCTCTTTCATCTCCAGCTCCTCTTGCAATTTCAAGATCTCTACAGTCAGATGACTTTTCGAAGATTCCTAAGATTCCAGATTGCTTGTTCATTCTAGCATCGATTTCTTTATCAGTTAACTCTCTCTTAGCTTTGATAAATAATGCTGCTGCTGGATCGATATCTCCACATCTAGTTCCCATCATTAATCCTTGTAATGGAGTTAATCCCATTGAAGTATCTACTGATTTACCATCTTTAACAGCTGATATAGATGCTCCGTTTCCTAAGTGACATATGATTACTTTTGAGTTAGCAGGGTTTCCTAATAAATCGTTAGCTAATCCAGAAACGAATTTATGAGAAGTTCCGTGGAATCCGTATTTTCTTACTTTTAACTCTGTGTAGTCAGCATATGGTAATGGATACATAAATGCTTTTGCTGGCATAGTTTGGTGGAATGCTGTATCAAATACTCCTACATTAGGCTTTCCAGGAATAAGTTCCATACAAGTTTTTACACCTAATAAGTTAGCTGGGTTATGTAATGGAGCTAATTCGTTGTTAGCTTCGATCCCTGCCATTACTTTTTCATCTAATAATACAGATGTTGTGAATTCTTCTCCACCATGTACTATTCTATGTCCAACTGCGTCAACTTCTTTGATATCTGCAATTACTCCGTGCTCTCCTGTTAATGTGTTTAACACTAATTCTAAAGCTTCCTTATGTGTAGGCATATCATGCTCTAATTCTAATTCGAAATCTGTAGCTGGTACTTCGTACTCAAACTTAGATCCGTGAATTCCAATTCTGTCACATAGACCTATTGCGAATACCTCTTCAGTTGTTGGGTTGATTAGTTGGTACTTTAAAGATGAACTACCACAGTTAATTACTAAAACTTTCATTAATTATTTCCTCCTAGATTTTATTTGATGATATATATTTCACTTATCATCTATATTATTTTTGTAGGAGCTATCTCTAACTCCTACTATTTTATCTATTAGTTAGCTTGTACTGATGTTATTGCTGTTAAGTTTACTATATCAGATACTGAACAACCTCTTGAAAGGTCATTGATTGGTGCTGCTAAACCTTGTAATAACGGTCCATGAGCTTCTGCTCCTGCTAATCTTTGTACTAATTTATATCCGATATTTCCTGCTGCTAAGTTAGGGAATACTAAGATATTAGCGTTTCCTGCTACTTTTGATTCAGGTGCTTTTTTAGCTCCTACTGCTGCTACTAATGCTGCATCAGCTTGTAATTCAGCTTCAAATTCGAAGTCTACATTACTTTCAGCTAATATCTTGCCTGCTTCTGCCACTACATCTACTGAATCATGTTTAGCTGATCCTTTAGTTGAGAATGTCATTAATGCTACCTTTGGCTCAATTCCTGCTACTGATCTAGCTGTTTCAGCTGCACCCATAGCAATATCAGCTAATTGTTGAGAATTAGGTTCTGGTATTACTGCACAGTCACCAAATATTAAGATGTTTCCATACTCTTCAACTTTATCTTTTAATTCCATGATGAATACAGATGATACTGTTTTCATTCCTGGCTTAGGTCCTATTACTTGGAATCCAGCTCTAAGTACGTTTGCTGTAGGTGAATCTGATCCAGATACCATTCCATCTGCATCTCCTAAAGCTACCATCATAGCACCAAAGAAGTTAACATCTGTAGTTAAGATCTCTTTAGCTTTTTCTGGAGTCATTCCTTTCTTAGCTCTTCTTTCTACTAATTTAGCTACATAAGCATCTATATTTTCAAAAGTGTTTGGATCTATTATAGTAGCTCCCTCTAAGTTAGCTCCTACTTTTGCTGCTTCTGCATTTAAAGTTTCTACGTTTCCTACTAATACAACTTTAGCCAATCCCTCTTTTACGATTTCTTGTGCTGCTTTTAATACTCTTTCATCAGTTGCTTCTGGTAAAACGATAGTCTTTTGTGCGATTTTAGATTTTTCTTTTATTTGATTAATGATTCCCATTAGTCATCCTCCCGATCTATATAATATGAAACCTATATTAACATATTTTACTCTAGTTGTACATATGGTTTTTGTTTTCTTACAACCGGTTAGAACCTAGTGTTTCATTTACAAACTTTTGTTCCCATAAGCACATTTTTTATACCATTTTTTACTAACATAACTATTATATTATTTTTACGTTTATTTTGAAAGCTTTTTTTGATTTATTTTTATCCAAATTTAATTTTTATTCGAAAATAGCATCTATATACTCTTTAGATTTAAATTCACGGAGGTCCTCTATCCCTTCTCCTACACCAATAAATTTAATTGGTTTTTTTAACTCTTCAGATATAGCAAATACTATCCCACCTTTAGCTGTTCCATCTAATTTAGTCACTACAAAGCCACTCAATTTAGTTACCTCATTGAATACTTTAGCTTGGTTCAAGCCATTTTGACCAGTAGTTCCATCTATTACTAATAAACTTTCATAGGCTGCTTCCCCTACATGTTTTTTTATGATGATGTTTATCTTCTCTAATTCTTTCATAAGGTTGTTCTTATTATGTAATCTTCCTGCTGTATCTATTATGACTATATCAGCATCTCTATTTTTTGCAGCTTTTAGCGTATCAAATACCACTGCACCTGGATCACTTCCCTGCTCATGCTTTATGATATCTGCACCTGCTCTATCTGACCATTCTTCTAATTGCTCAATTGCTGCAGCTCTAAATGTATCCCCTGCACCTATCACTACTTTTTTACCATCTTTTACAAACTTAGCAGCTAATTTTCCAATGGTAGTTGTTTTTCCTACTCCATTTACCCCTACTACTAAGACTATATTCATCCCAGGTTTATCCACTTCTAACTCCGTCCCTTCAGCGATCAAGAACCCTTCCATTACATCTTTTAACACATCATAGACCAAGTTAGGATCTTTGATCCCTCTTTTTCTAACTTCCTTTTCTAGCTCTCCTACTATTTTCAGAGTCATATCCATACCGATGTCCGATTGAATCAACAGATCCTCTAACTCCTCATACATCTCTTCATCTATAACACTTCTACCAGCAAAAAGTGTTTTCATCTTTCCAAACAACCCTTCTCTGGTTTTTACAAGTCTTTCCTTTAAAGATTTAAAAAATCCTCTTTTCTTAGATTTTTCTTCCTTCTTCTTTGATTCTTCATCCTCTTTTCTTTTGGCCTCTTCTTCAGCTTCTTTGGCTATTCTATTCTCTTCAGCCTTTAATCTCTCTAATTCTCCTCTTTCTCTCTCCTCTTTCTCCTTCAATTCCTCTAATTCTTTTCTCTCTTGTTCCTCTTTAATTTTTAATTTTTCAAGTTTTTCTCTTTCCTCTTCCTCTTTAACTTTTAATTCCTCTAACTCTTTTCTTTTAGCCTCTTCTTCAGCTTTTAATCTTTCATTTTCTTCTGCCAATTTCTTTTGCTTAGCTTTTTCTATTTCCAACTCTTCGTTTTTAGCTCTTAATTCTTCTTTTCTTTCTAATTCAACCCTTTCAGCTTCTTTTTGATTTTCTAATGCCTCCAGTTCCTTTCTTTCCTCTTCCTCTTTAACCTTCAATTGTTCCAGTTCTTTTTTTTCTTCCTCTTCTTTTTTTTTTAACTTTTCATCAGTATCAACTTTCTTTTTTCCAAACCCAAATAATTTTTTAAACATCTTTTTCCTCCTAGCATTTTATTGATTTTGTACTCAAATATTAACATATTTATTTTTTTTTGTCATAAAACCAAGCCTAAATTCTTTTTTTTACCTTTTAATCTGAACAACCTGATACTAAAAATTGCTTTTTTTTGATTTTAACCAAAAGAACAAACTCGTGTTCATTAGAGTTTCTTCCATGTATGCGACAGCATCAACGTTCTATTTCTTTCTTTTAAATCCTTTGAACACAATCTCTGTTGAGATTACCCAATATAGACATCACCAATATCTCTAAAGTTTATTTCATAAACTAAGAATATTGCGGACACAGAAATTCTCTGATTCACACAGATCTTCTCTATCCAAAAGCCTTCTTCAATCTTTCTAATCCATCCTCTAACATATATCTAGGGCAGGCTATATTCATCCTTGCAAATCCATCACCCATAAAAGCGCCCCCCATCATCAGAGCCAATCCTCCATCTTCCACTAATCTTTCTTTTAATATTTCATTATCCATTCCATATTCTCTCAGGTCCAGCCAAAGCAGATAAGTAGCCTCTGGTTTCTCCACTCTAATTTGAGGAATGTTTTCACCTATATAATCTATAGCAAATTCTATATTTCCTCTCAGATGATTTAAGAGTTCTTCCAACCACTCCTCCCCATTATTGTAGGCAGATATCACCATATCCATACAAAAACTATTAGGTTCATGAACTCCAATCAGTGAAAGTTCATCTATAAAACCTTCTTTTTCCTCTATTGTGGGAAAAACTACAAAGGAACTTTGAATTCCAGCCAGATTAAAGGTTTTAGTAGAAGAAAGGCATGTATATACAATATTTTCCACTTCCTTACCTAGACTGGCTATTGAAATATGTTTCCCCTCTAAGATCAGATCACTATGAATTTCGTCGGAGATTATCTTAACTCCGTGTCTCACACAAATCTCTGCGATTTTTGATAGCTCTTCCCTCTCCCAAACCCTTCCACTAGGGTTGTGAGGGTTACATAATATAAATACCTTGGAGCACTTTACCTTCTCCTCAAAATCTATAAAATCAATTACATACCTGCCCTCTTTTTTTAACAGTTCATTTACAACTAATTCTCTGCCATTATTTTTAATCTGTTTTACAAACTGGGGATAAGTTGGAGACTGAATCATTATTTTGTCCCCTTCGTCAGTCAGAGCCTTGATCAATAGATTTAGAGTGGTCACTACAGTAGGAGAGTGAGCAATTTTATCACAAGATAATTTATAGCCATGTCTTTTTTCGACCCAGTTTACTAGACTACCTATATATCTTTCGTTTTCCATTGTATAACCGAATATCTTTTGATTAGCTTTATTTTTTAAAGTTTCTATCACCACATTAGGAGCTTCTATATCCATATCTGCTACCCACATAGGCAGGATATCTTCCCTTCCAAAATAACTTTTTCTTCCTGCCCATTTTCTTGAATCATTTTTATTTCTATCTATTTTTTTATTAAAATCAACCATCTTTAACCTCCTCTGTTTTTTCTTAATATTATACTTCAGTCATTTACAAAAAGATATAAATATTATATTTAAACTTCTATTTTTTCTCCGGTAATTCTGAGCATTTCAATTTTTTTTATGGCATAATATTTATATTAGAACATTTTATACAATACGAGTTCTCCTGCAAAGTAATTTGTAGGAAACACTAAAAAGGAGATAAACTATGAGTAAACATTTAGATCTAACTCAAGGAGACATTGGATGTCTCATAAAAAAAATAGCTATCCCTTCAAGCATTGGATTTTTATTCAATACCTTATTTAACATTGTAGATACCCTCTATGCCAGTTATATAGGATCTGATGCAGTTTCAGGTCTTACCCTTTCATTCCCACTTTTTTTCATCCTGATATCTATTGGATCTGGAATGGGAACCGGTACCACAGCCCTCATCTCCAATCTTTTAGGAGAGAAAAATACAAAAACTGCCAGAGATATATCTGAAGATTCTATAAGTCTTGGAATTATTTTAAGTTTTTTCGTTACCTTTTTAGGAATTGTCCTCACAGGGACTACATTTAGATTTTTAAACGCTCCTACAGAAACCACAATTTACGGTGTTCAATATATCCATATAATTATGGGAGGAAGTTTATT is from Psychrilyobacter atlanticus DSM 19335 and encodes:
- a CDS encoding acetate/propionate family kinase; this encodes MKVLVINCGSSSLKYQLINPTTEEVFAIGLCDRIGIHGSKFEYEVPATDFELELEHDMPTHKEALELVLNTLTGEHGVIADIKEVDAVGHRIVHGGEEFTTSVLLDEKVMAGIEANNELAPLHNPANLLGVKTCMELIPGKPNVGVFDTAFHQTMPAKAFMYPLPYADYTELKVRKYGFHGTSHKFVSGLANDLLGNPANSKVIICHLGNGASISAVKDGKSVDTSMGLTPLQGLMMGTRCGDIDPAAALFIKAKRELTDKEIDARMNKQSGILGIFEKSSDCRDLEIARGAGDERAALAIDMMTYRIRAYIASYAAAMGGVDMICFTGGIGENSNLIRSKSLEGLEFMGVELDEAVNSVRKKGSVKLSTETSKVAIYKIQTNEELVIARDTLAIVK
- the pta gene encoding phosphate acetyltransferase, whose amino-acid sequence is MGIINQIKEKSKIAQKTIVLPEATDERVLKAAQEIVKEGLAKVVLVGNVETLNAEAAKVGANLEGATIIDPNTFENIDAYVAKLVERRAKKGMTPEKAKEILTTDVNFFGAMMVALGDADGMVSGSDSPTANVLRAGFQVIGPKPGMKTVSSVFIMELKDKVEEYGNILIFGDCAVIPEPNSQQLADIAMGAAETARSVAGIEPKVALMTFSTKGSAKHDSVDVVAEAGKILAESNVDFEFEAELQADAALVAAVGAKKAPESKVAGNANILVFPNLAAGNIGYKLVQRLAGAEAHGPLLQGLAAPINDLSRGCSVSDIVNLTAITSVQAN
- the ftsY gene encoding signal recognition particle-docking protein FtsY, with amino-acid sequence MAKEAEEEAKRKEDEESKKKEEKSKKRGFFKSLKERLVKTREGLFGKMKTLFAGRSVIDEEMYEELEDLLIQSDIGMDMTLKIVGELEKEVRKRGIKDPNLVYDVLKDVMEGFLIAEGTELEVDKPGMNIVLVVGVNGVGKTTTIGKLAAKFVKDGKKVVIGAGDTFRAAAIEQLEEWSDRAGADIIKHEQGSDPGAVVFDTLKAAKNRDADIVIIDTAGRLHNKNNLMKELEKINIIIKKHVGEAAYESLLVIDGTTGQNGLNQAKVFNEVTKLSGFVVTKLDGTAKGGIVFAISEELKKPIKFIGVGEGIEDLREFKSKEYIDAIFE
- a CDS encoding MalY/PatB family protein gives rise to the protein MVDFNKKIDRNKNDSRKWAGRKSYFGREDILPMWVADMDIEAPNVVIETLKNKANQKIFGYTMENERYIGSLVNWVEKRHGYKLSCDKIAHSPTVVTTLNLLIKALTDEGDKIMIQSPTYPQFVKQIKNNGRELVVNELLKKEGRYVIDFIDFEEKVKCSKVFILCNPHNPSGRVWEREELSKIAEICVRHGVKIISDEIHSDLILEGKHISIASLGKEVENIVYTCLSSTKTFNLAGIQSSFVVFPTIEEKEGFIDELSLIGVHEPNSFCMDMVISAYNNGEEWLEELLNHLRGNIEFAIDYIGENIPQIRVEKPEATYLLWLDLREYGMDNEILKERLVEDGGLALMMGGAFMGDGFARMNIACPRYMLEDGLERLKKAFG